The Dethiosulfovibrio peptidovorans DSM 11002 genome has a window encoding:
- a CDS encoding endonuclease/exonuclease/phosphatase family protein: MKRHGTIAVTIGIMVLLILAEPSWSLTIATFNMEYFSISGPRGYSRSERSLLAQKIEASGAEIVALQEIEGDETMRTFVSEDLPGWSYGGNDTQGKQDLYFIWKSDKIRSIKPLRPRMVEERINWKGSIHKLFQRPPLEGTFEEISTETTFSAINVHLRGLSTRGNGNRLDAVAANNGIRQAQILSLGVLSEKHDDPLFILGDFNTTEPTLAPFPTLKLEEGYSYDDLKCTIDHIGYVNISPESNWGLRELETSIPERSRAGRQHPDHDMVILSMPSFPDRSDL; encoded by the coding sequence TTGAAAAGACACGGAACAATTGCGGTAACGATCGGGATTATGGTTCTTCTTATCCTAGCCGAGCCATCTTGGAGCCTTACGATAGCGACATTCAACATGGAATACTTTTCAATCTCCGGCCCCAGGGGTTATTCCCGATCGGAACGATCCCTGTTGGCCCAAAAAATAGAGGCATCTGGAGCGGAGATCGTGGCGCTCCAGGAGATAGAGGGAGACGAGACGATGAGGACCTTCGTCTCCGAGGATCTACCGGGATGGAGCTACGGAGGAAACGATACGCAGGGCAAACAGGATCTGTATTTTATATGGAAATCGGACAAAATAAGATCGATAAAACCTCTTCGACCACGCATGGTCGAAGAGAGGATAAACTGGAAGGGGAGCATCCATAAACTATTCCAAAGACCTCCTCTTGAGGGGACCTTCGAGGAGATATCCACCGAAACGACCTTCTCCGCCATAAACGTCCACCTCCGGGGCCTCAGCACCAGGGGAAACGGAAACAGACTCGACGCGGTAGCGGCGAACAACGGCATACGCCAGGCTCAGATACTCAGTCTGGGGGTACTATCGGAAAAACACGACGACCCCCTCTTCATATTGGGAGATTTCAACACGACCGAACCGACCCTGGCGCCGTTTCCCACGTTAAAACTCGAAGAAGGCTATAGCTACGACGACCTGAAATGCACCATAGACCACATAGGCTACGTAAATATTTCACCGGAATCAAACTGGGGACTAAGAGAGCTGGAGACCTCTATCCCCGAAAGATCGAGAGCGGGACGTCAACACCCGGACCACGACATGGTGATCCTGTCCATGCCTAGTTTTCCCGATCGATCAGACCTCTGA
- a CDS encoding SLC13 family permease produces MELKAWIAVALFAVTILSIARGWMKASTATLLGASAMMLFRLVPGSAASQYIDSNTVGLLVGMMIVVGILSKTGLFQYIAVKAIKVTKGNGILILLSISLITAVLSAFLDNVTTVLLVSPVVVSLADLIKMNPLPLLMSEVIASNIGGTATLIGDPPNMIVGSYAGFSFNDFLLHLSPVVTVVWVISMVFLCLHYRKDLNPDPAATNRLKEVDESKLIKDKKLMVRAGFVMFMVLLGFLFHHHLGLNASVVALFAAGVLLATSHLDDGEIVHQEVEWPTIVYFVSLFILVGGLQENGVILSLAEILTDLLSYSPMAMILGILWISGLSCVFINNVAFSAMFVHVVSEMAKSAGMPPDPLFWSLALGSCLGGNGSYLGAAANAVMADFAGRSGFRISFGSFFVVGIKTVLISLAVASVFLFVTYRNVATY; encoded by the coding sequence ATGGAGTTAAAGGCTTGGATAGCGGTGGCTCTGTTCGCCGTTACGATCCTGTCGATAGCTCGAGGATGGATGAAAGCCAGCACAGCCACTCTTCTCGGAGCCTCGGCCATGATGTTGTTCCGTCTGGTCCCCGGTTCTGCTGCCAGTCAGTATATAGATTCCAACACGGTGGGCCTTTTGGTCGGTATGATGATAGTGGTCGGTATACTATCCAAGACCGGGCTCTTTCAGTATATCGCCGTCAAGGCCATCAAGGTCACCAAGGGAAACGGAATCTTGATATTGCTGTCCATCTCCCTCATAACGGCGGTCCTGTCCGCCTTTCTCGACAACGTCACGACGGTCCTTCTGGTCAGCCCCGTGGTGGTTTCCTTGGCGGATCTGATAAAGATGAACCCTCTGCCTCTTTTGATGAGCGAGGTCATAGCGTCCAACATAGGAGGCACTGCTACCCTGATAGGTGACCCTCCGAACATGATAGTAGGATCATATGCAGGGTTTTCCTTCAACGATTTTCTGCTCCATCTGAGCCCGGTGGTCACCGTCGTGTGGGTGATCTCGATGGTTTTTCTCTGTCTGCACTACAGAAAAGATCTGAACCCCGATCCCGCCGCTACGAACCGGCTTAAGGAGGTCGATGAGTCCAAGCTCATAAAGGATAAGAAACTGATGGTCCGGGCTGGCTTCGTAATGTTCATGGTCCTTTTGGGCTTTCTGTTCCATCACCATCTGGGACTCAACGCCTCGGTCGTGGCTCTGTTCGCAGCAGGGGTTCTCTTGGCTACGTCTCATCTGGACGATGGAGAGATAGTTCATCAAGAGGTGGAATGGCCCACCATAGTTTACTTCGTGTCTCTTTTCATACTCGTCGGAGGACTTCAGGAAAACGGGGTTATCCTGTCCTTGGCGGAGATATTGACCGATCTTTTGAGCTACAGCCCTATGGCTATGATACTGGGTATACTCTGGATTTCAGGACTATCCTGTGTTTTTATAAACAACGTAGCCTTTTCCGCCATGTTCGTACACGTAGTGAGCGAGATGGCCAAGAGTGCCGGAATGCCTCCGGATCCTCTCTTTTGGTCCTTAGCGCTGGGTTCTTGTCTGGGAGGCAACGGCAGCTATCTAGGTGCCGCGGCAAATGCGGTCATGGCAGATTTTGCTGGCAGAAGCGGATTTCGCATTTCCTTCGGTTCTTTCTTTGTGGTTGGGATAAAGACGGTCCTCATATCTCTCGCAGTGGCCAGCGTGTTTCTGTTCGTCACGTACAGAAACGTGGCCACTTATTGA